CAAAGCTTTGCAAAGAAGTTAGGACATGACTTGTATGAGTATTACCCAAATAACATTATGAAATTATGCATTCCAACTATGAGTGAAAAAGATGAGTTAACAGAAGAAGATATAAATAATATTTTCGGATTTACAGATGAAGAAATAAATATAATTGAACAGAATCATATAAAAGGTATTTAGTATAGATTACTAGATGCTTTTTTATTTGAAACGAATTATTTTTCCAAAAGAAGGAAATTACCTGCCTTTATAGAATTAGTTAAATAGATATACTATATTTATTACTATAGGAGGTAAAAAATGAATCTAGTGTTTGAGGAAAGAGAAGATATATTGATAGTACATATGGAAGGTGAATTAGATCATCATACTGCAGAAGAAGTTAGAAGCAGGATTGATGATAGAATAGATAGAACTAGATTTTACAAAGTTATAATGGATTTTACAAATGTAAACTTTATGGATAGTTCAGGAATTGGAGTTGTTATAGGTAGATATAAAAAGCTTTTGTTGAAAAAAGGAAAAATAAATATGATAGGTGCTAAAGGTGCTGTAAAAAGGGTTTTTGAATTATCAGGAATGTTTAAGATAATTCCTTTATACGATAGTTTGCAGGATGCAATGGAGAATATATAGTGGAGGTAAATGTAATGAGTGGTAATAAGATGAAAATGGAATTTTTAAGTAAATCACAAAATGAAAGTTTTGCAAGAGTAGCAGTTGCAGCTTTTATATCTCAATTAGATCCTACTATGGAAGAGATCACTGATGTAAAAACAGCTGTATCAGAAGCTGTAACTAATTCTATAATACATGGATATGGCGACAGGGAAGATGGAATCGTTAAAATACAGTGCGAAATATTTGAAAAAGATATAACTATAATAGTTGAAGATGATGGTATAGGCATAGAAGATGTTAAACAAGCTATGACACCGCTTTATACTTCAAGACCTGATCTTGAGCGTTCAGGAATGGGATTTACGGTTATGGAAACATTTATGGATGAATTAAGAGTTGAATCTACAGAAAAAAATGGTACTAGAATTATTATGAAAAAGAAACTTAAATCTATAGAATAAATTATAAGAAAGGAGGAAAAACCTTGAATTTGGTTTGTGTATACTATGAGTGAAAGTAATGCTAAAGGAAATTCTAATAATTATGAAATAAATTTAGAATTAATAAAGAAGGCTAAACTTGGAGATAAAAAAGCATTAGATGAACTTGTTGAGAAAAATTTACCACTAGTTACGGCTATAAGTAAAAAGTTTTTAAACAGAGGATATGAATACGAAGATATATTTCAAATAGGTTCTATGGGGCTTATAAAGGCAATAAACAATTTTGATTCTAGCTATAATGTACAGTTTTCTACTTATGCAGTGCCTATGATTATGGGTGAAATAAGAAGGTTTATAAGAGACGATGGACTTATAAAGGTTAGTAGAAGTGTAAAATATACTGCAAGAAAGCTTCATTTTGATAAAGAAAAATTAACAAAAAAATTGAATAGAGAACCTACTGTAGAAGAGCTTTCAAAGTTTTCAGGAATAGATAAAGAACAAATTATATTTGCAACAGAAGCCATTAATGAACCTAAGTATTTATATGATACAATTCATCAAGATGATGGATCACCTATATATTTAATTGATAAAGTAGTTTTAAAAGATGAGAGCGAAATAGATGAATTAGATAAAATAGCTTTAAAAGAAGCATTAAGCAAGTTAGACCAAAGATCAAGGCAAATTATAATACTTAGATATTTTAAAGATATAACACAAGTTAAGGTAGCAAAAATGCTTGGAATAAGTCAGGTACAAGTATCTAGAATAGAAAAGAAAGTATTAAAAACAATGAAAGAAAAATTAAGTGGATAGTAAAAAAGGATACATATCTTTGTATCCTTTTTTTATATATAAATTTTTGTGTTTAAAAAATAAAATATTGCTAAAAATAACTTTAAAGGAATTATACAAAAATAAATAAAGAGGGTATGGAAATGAAAATCAAAGAAGAGGAATTAAAACAAAAATTTAAAGAGTTAACAGAACAAGAATCTCCTAAGTCTAATATTATTAAAGATTGTATTAGAGCTTTTTTTGTTGGAGGAATTATTTGTGATATAGGACAATTTTTTATGAATTTTTATTTAAGTCTAGGATTTTCAGTAGAGGATACAGGAGCATATGTTGCTATAACTATGATTTTTATAGGAGCTCTTTTAACTGGTATTGGAATTTATGATAAAATTGGAGATTTTGCAGGAGCAGGTTCAGTAGTTCCAATTACAGGTTTTGCAAATTCAATTGTATCTCCAGCTATGGAATTTAAAAAAGAAGGTTTTGTATTTGGAGTTGGATCTAAGATGTTTATTATCGCAGGACCTGTTTTAGTTTATGGAATTGGTTCATCAATAATAGTTGGACTTATACATTATTTAATAAATTTATAAGAAATAACTGAATTAGGGCAGGTGTAAAACAAAATGACTAAAAGGATTGGAAAACAAACAATAAAATTAGAAAATAAGCCTAGAATAATTGCTACAACTAGCGTAGTTGGACCTAAAGAAGGAGAAGGTCCACTAAAAGATTACTTTGACATAATATTAAGTGATGACTTAAATGGAAAGGATAGTTTTGAAAAAGCTGAAAGTAGTATTATGTATAGAGCCGTGCAGGAAACACTTAAAAAGTCTAATTTAGAGGAAAAAGATATACATTACTTAGTTGCAGGAGATTTATTAAATCAAACAGCAGCATCAAACTTTGCAGCCAGAGACGTTGATATACCTTTTTTAGGTTTATACGGAGCATGTTCAACTATGTCAGAATCTTTAGGCGTTGCATCTATGCTTGTAAATGCTGAATATGCAGATTATGCAGTAGCTGCAACATCATCACACTTTTCTTCTGCTGAAAGACAATTTAGATTTCCACTAGAAATGGGAAGCCAAAGAACTCCTACAGCTCAATGGACAGTAACTGGATCAGGAGCTATGTTAATTGCAAGGGATGGAATAAGAGAAGGAAAATTCCCTTATGCATCTTATTTTACTGTTGGCAAAATAAAAGATTATGGTCAAACAGATACTAGTGATATGGGATCAGCTATGGCACCGGCTGCAGTAGATACCATAAAACAGCATTTTGAGGATACTGGAAGAAGTCCAGAAGATTATGATTTAATTGCAAGTGGAGATCTTGGAAATTTAGGAAAAAAGATAACCGAAGAGCTATTAAAGGAGTACGGGTATAACATATCAGCTAACTATATAGATTGTGGTGATGAAATATTTGATAAAGAAAGGCAAAAGGTAAACTGTGGAGGAAGTGGCTGTGGATGTTCAGCAGTGGTTAGTTGCGGATATATATATAAAAATATATTAAAAGGTAAATATAAAAAAGTTTTATTAGTATCAACAGGCGCACTTATGAGTTCTACAACATCCCTTCAAGGAGAAAGTATACCTGGAATTGCTCATGCAGTATCAATAGAATTTGGAGGAATGTAATATGAAGGATTATGTTATGGCTTTTGTAGTAGGAGGAATTATATGTGTAATTGCACAAATTCTTATGGATAAAACAAAACTGACACCTGGAAGAATATTAGTGGCATTTGTAACAGCAGGAGTAATACTTGGAGCATTAGGTATATATGAACCTCTAGTTAAATACGGAAAAGCAGGAGCTACTATTCCACTACCTGGATTTGGCTATAATCTTGCAAAGTCTGTAATTAAAGAAGTAGATAAGGCAGGGTTTTTGGGAATATTTACTGGAGGAGTAAAGGGTGGTGCTGGTGGAATAGGTGCTGCCATAATATTTGGTTATATAATGGCAATCTTATTTAATTCAAAGACAAAATAGTTTGGGTGACCTTATAAGTAGGGTTATAATAAACTTTTTATTGATAAAAAGATGTAATTATAAAAATAAAAAAGAGGATGATTTGTGTCATCCTCTTTTTTATTTAAAAATGTTTTTTTGGTCTTATTATAGGTTTTATAACGTGTTTTTTATTTTTTTTATCGCTAGGTTTCTTTTCAGTGTTTTTTGTAGGGTCTAAATTATTAGTTGAATCTTCAGGTACAGTATCAGTATTAGGTGAAGGTTCTGTACTCGCTTCATTAGTAGCATCTTCGCTGTTATTAGTATTATCATGCTTTGCATCATTATTGTGATTGTGCTTTGATTTATTAGAGGATTTTTTATCTTTATCTGGTAGTACATACATGTCATCATCTAAAGGTACTTCAGAATCAGATTGTCTTTTTATGAACACTTTAGATTCTGTTAAAAATGATGGTGTATAAGAACCTGAAACACGCCCGTTATATTTATTTACTTTTGTAGATACATGAATGTTATCTTGTTCAGTAGGAACTGTGCCTTTTATAAATAATTCAGTATATACTTGACTTCCACGAGGATCTTTGTAGGAAAGATCAGTAGGAAGCAGTCCAGATACTCTATCTACTTCTGCTTTAATAATTCCCTCAGGCATTTCGATTTCTTTCTCAGGTAAATTTTCAACAGCTCTATTCATTATTTTACCGAATAATGCAGCGGCATCACTACTGTAAATACTTTGACCATATTTGTTTTCTATCCATACAGCTCCTGAATAATAAGGAGTTAAACCACAGAACCAAAGATTCTTAAATTTAGTTGATGAACCAGTTTTACCTGCTATAGGTATATCACTATGATAAGTATGTTGTATACGGGTAGCTGTACCTTCTTTTACTGGTCCTTTTAATAAATCGTACATAATGTATGCTGCTTCAGGAGAAATTACTTGTGTAGCTTGAGTTTTAGTTTCAAGTAGTACATTTCCGTTTCTATCTAATACTTTAGTGTAAAGTCTAGGATTTGAGTACATACCATTATTTCCGAAGACTCCATAGGCATTTGCCATAGTAAATGTATTTGTACCTCTATTTAATTCACCAAGTGCTATTGCAGCCATACTATTTTTGTCAACATTATCAAAAGTTAATCCAAATTTTTCACCGTATTTAACACCAGTGTTTAAACCTATTTTATCTTCTAGTTTTACTGCATACACGTTAACAGAATTTTTAAGAGCATCTCTTAATCCTAAATATCCTGAGTAAACTCCATTAGCATTTTTAGGTTGCCAATTAGTACCTGGTGCAGAATATTTTTTAGACATAGCTTCAGGTAATGGGGAATCTTCAAGCACTGTAGCTGCTGTTGCAAGTTTTGAATCAATTGCAGCAGAGTAAACAGTTAGAGGTTTAATACTAGAACCTGCAGCTACCTTTGCATTTGTTGCTCTATTGTAGGCAAGAGCAGGTTGAGTTCCACGACCACCTATAATTACTTTAACTTCTCCAGTATGATAATCTGTAAGAACTGCTGAAGCTTGTGGTTCTACTAAATTATTTTTGCTACTAGAAAGACTATTTAATTTTTCATCATTATCAATAATTTCTTGTGTTGAAACTTGAAGGTCTTTGTTCATGGTAGTGTATATTTTAAGATTACCATTTACAAGTAGTTTTTCAATTTCATCATCAGAATAATTATAAATATCTTTAAGATCTTTCTTTACTCTTTCAATGGCAGGTCTTGTGAACCATTCAAAGTTATATTTTTCATCAATATTAGTTGGTTTATGAATAGTATATTGTCCTAAAGTTTGAATAGATTCATCATTTGTCACAGTGCTTTTACTTGTGTCAAGTTCAGCTAATGCAGATATATATTCATTTTGAGATATATATCCATTTTCCTTCATTTTAGCTAAAACAGTTTTAGTTCTGTTTATATACTTAGAAGGATCTTTTTTAGATGTACGAGAATATGGATAGTATACTGAAGGACTTTGAGGAAGTCCTGCAATAAAGGCACATTGAACAAGATCAAGTTTGTCTATTGAAACATTAAAATATTGATCAGCAGCAGCACCAACACCAATTGCCCTACCACCTAAATAAATAGTATTTAAATAGGCTTCCATAATAGATTTTTTACCAACTTCTTTTTCTAGCTTAGGAGCTAAGTACCACTCTTGAACTTTTCTTCTTAATTTGTCATTAAGAGAATTTCCGTGAGTTTCAAAAACAGTGTTTTTTATTAATTGTTGTGTTATTGTTGAGGCACCTTGAAGCGCTGGTTTACCACTAACAATATTTTTCATATCAATTAGAAAAGCACCTGCTATTCTTTTAACATCAATACCACTATGTTTAAAAAATCTTTCATCTTCTATACTTACAAAAGCATTTATAAGATTTTCAGGGACTTCATCATATTTTACAAGAATTTTTTTCTTAGATGTAATTATGCTATCTACAAGTTCCCCTTTATCATCATAGATTTTAGATGCATCACTGGCTGCTATAATTTCGTTAATATTTATATCAGGTGATGTTTTTATAATAGCTAATGTAATACCAATAGCTGTTACTAAAGATATTACAATTAAGGTGATAAAAGTTATTAATATGATTTTAAAAGCTTTAAACTTTTTTTTCTTCTTTTTTTGAGTTGTTTTTTCAGACTGAGAAGTTTTATTATCTCTGTTTTCAGTCATATAAATATTCCTCCTTAATATACTAATGAAATAATGATTAAAAATAGTATACAATAAAATTATACACTATTTTTTTATTTATAGCATGAAATAGAAACAATTAATATATTCTATGTTTAGTAAATGCTATATAAACATACAAACCCTAATAAAAGAAAAATTACTATGCTTTCGCATAGTAATTCTTGTTTTGAAAGACTAGTTTTCTTCCCAGTTAAATACGTAAGGTATGTTTCTATAGTAATCACCATAGTTAAGACCGTAACCTACCACAAATACATCAGGAATTTCAAAACAACAAAAATCTGGTTCAATATCCGCTTTTCTTCTTTCTGGTTTATCTAAAAGTACGCAACTTTTAACGCTATTTGCGCCTAAAGATTTAGCATGATCTACTACAAACTTCATAGTGATTCCAGTATCAACTATATCATCTACTACTAGTACATCAAATCCTTTAATATCATCTGGTATATCATGAACTATTTTTACATTACCGGAAGAAGTTTCATTATGACCATAGCTTGATGTTGTCATAAAACCAATTTTAGTTGGAACAGTTAGATGTCTAACTAAGTCCGCTGTATATATAAAGCTACCTCTAAGTAATGATAACACGTAAAGTTTTTTACCTTCATAATGGGATGAAATTTCTTTTCCAAGTTCTTCGATTCTCTCACGAATTTGTTTTTCTGATATTAGAATATTTCTCTTTTTATTTTCCATTTTAATCCCCCATATTAGATATTTAAAGTGTTAATTATATTAAAAAATATATTATACATATTAACAATATTTTTTCTATTTTTCAAGGCTTTTTGATATTTGTATTTAATATAACCTATAAAATCTTATAAAATATATGATAAGTGGGATAAAAATGGTTATATTTGCAATAAAAAAGAATCTTTCTATATTATTAGGAGGTTTTAAAAAGATATTTAGAATATATACTACTATTTACAATAATATTTTCATAGTATAAAATTATATGAAAATTATAGATGGAAATAATATATGTTATATTATAAAATATAGTTAAACTGAGTAAAATAAATATAAATTACTATATATTAAAGAGAGGAAATAAAATGATAGTTGGAAATTTAGAGGGTATACGAAAGACGATTTTAAAAAAACTAGAAAGTATATACGATTTTAAGGTAGATAGGCAAAGTATTGCAAATGAACAAATTATACAAATTATAAGTGAGATAACAGGAGACATAAACAAAGAAATAAGTGTAGCAATTGATAGAAAGGGAAACATTTTAAGTGTAGCTGTTGGTGATAGTAGCACTGTTGAAATGCCCATTATAGATATAAAATCTAAAAAATTATCAGGGGTTAGAATAATACATACACATCCTAATGGTAATTCAAGACTTTCATCATTAGATGTATCTGCTCTTATAGCACTAAAGCTAGATTGTATGGTAGCAGTAGCAGTTGAAGATGGAAAGTGCAAGGATGTAACTGTAGGATTTTGTGGTATAGATAATAATACATTAATTGCAGAAGTTGCACCAAATCTTCCACTTGATAAAGCACTTAATATAAACATATTAAATGTAGTTAAAAATATAGAAATAAATCTATCATCTAATGAAGTTGAGGAAGACAAAGGGGAAAGAGCGGTTTTAGTTGGTATAGAAAATGAAGAAAGCTTAGATGAACTTTGTGAACTTGCTAAAGCTTGTAATGTAGTTACAGTAGATAGAGTAATGCAAAGAAGAGTAAAAATAGATACTGCATATTTTATTGGAGAAGGTAAGGTTGAAGAACTTTCAATGGTAAGGCAGGCTTCTAATGCAAATTTAATAATTTTTGATGATGAACTATCAGCATCTCAAATTAGAAATTTAGAAAGTGCAACAGGAACTAAAGTAATAGATAGAACAACTTTAATTCTTGAGATATTTGCAAGAAGAGCTAAAAGTAAAGAAGCTAAAATTCAAGTTGAACTTGCTCAATTAAAGTATAGACTTCCAAGATTAATAGGAATGGGTGCTGTATTATCTAGAACAGGTGCTGGAATTGGAACTAGAGGTCCTGGTGAGAAAAAACTTGAAATAGATAAAAGACATATAAGAGAGAGAATATACGATCTTAACAAGGAACTTGCTAAGATAAAGAAAAATAGACAGGTGCAAAGAGAAAAAAGAAGTAAAGATAATGTGCCTAAAATATCATTGGTTGGATATACTAATGCTGGAAAATCTACTTTAAGAAATAAATTATGTGAAATAGCATCACCAAAAGATGTAGTAGACAAGGAAACTGTATTTGAAGCAGATATGCTATTTGCTACTTTAGATGTTACAACAAGAGCATTGGTATTACCTGATAATAGATTAGTAACACTTACAGATACCGTTGGTTTTATAAGAAAGCTACCTCATGATTTAGTAGAAGCATTTAAATCAACTTTAGAAGAAGTTGTAAATTCAGATTTACTATTACATGTTGTAGATTCATCTTCAAAGGATGCCTATAAACAAATAGAAGCTGTAAACTTTGTTTTAGAAGAACTAGAATCTATTAATAAACCTATGATACTACTTCTTAATAAAATAGATAAAGCAGACAAGGAACAATTAGAAGGGCTAAAAGAAAAGTTTAATAATTTAAAAGTACTTGAAATATCAGCAAAGGATAATTTAAATTTAGACACACTTTTAAATGATATATGCACGGCTCTTCCAAACCCTCTAAAAAAGGTAGAATTTTTAATACCATATAGTGATAGTGCCTCTGTTGCAATGCTTCATAGAAATGGAAAAGTTCTAGAGGAAGAATACAAAGATAACGGTACAAGAATTATTGCTATGGTAGATGATAAAATATATAATAAATGCGAAAAATATGTAATATAAGTAGTACAAAATAAACTTTTAAATGGAAAGGAGGTATTTTATGAAACAAATACTAATAAAAAATGTATCTATTGTTACTATGGATTCTAATAAAGAATTTATAAAGAATGGATATATTCTAATAAACGATAATAAAATTAAAGAAGTATCAGAAGGAAATTTTAATGGAGAGGTTAATAATTTAAAAGTAATAGATGGGAAAGGCTACTGTGCTATGCCAGGATTTATTAATGGTCATACACATGCAGCTATGACTCTTTTGAGAGGTTATGGTGAAGGACTTCCTCTTATGAGATGGTTAAATGAAAAAGTATGGCCAATGGAAAGAAAATTTACAGATGAACATAGAGAAATAGGGAATAAACTTGCCTATATAGAAATGTTAAGAACTGGAACAACTACATGTAATGATATGTACTTTAAGTTTGATAAAATGTTAAATAATATTAATGAATTTAATATTAGATGTGTACTTGGAACATCGGTTCTTGGAGAAGAGTGGAGAGAACAATTAAAGGAAGCTATTGATCTTAAAGAATTAGTAGATAAACAATATAAAAATGGACTCATAAGAACAATGATAGCGCCTCACTCACCTTATACATTATCTCGT
This Clostridium novyi NT DNA region includes the following protein-coding sequences:
- the hflX gene encoding GTPase HflX — translated: MIVGNLEGIRKTILKKLESIYDFKVDRQSIANEQIIQIISEITGDINKEISVAIDRKGNILSVAVGDSSTVEMPIIDIKSKKLSGVRIIHTHPNGNSRLSSLDVSALIALKLDCMVAVAVEDGKCKDVTVGFCGIDNNTLIAEVAPNLPLDKALNINILNVVKNIEINLSSNEVEEDKGERAVLVGIENEESLDELCELAKACNVVTVDRVMQRRVKIDTAYFIGEGKVEELSMVRQASNANLIIFDDELSASQIRNLESATGTKVIDRTTLILEIFARRAKSKEAKIQVELAQLKYRLPRLIGMGAVLSRTGAGIGTRGPGEKKLEIDKRHIRERIYDLNKELAKIKKNRQVQREKRSKDNVPKISLVGYTNAGKSTLRNKLCEIASPKDVVDKETVFEADMLFATLDVTTRALVLPDNRLVTLTDTVGFIRKLPHDLVEAFKSTLEEVVNSDLLLHVVDSSSKDAYKQIEAVNFVLEELESINKPMILLLNKIDKADKEQLEGLKEKFNNLKVLEISAKDNLNLDTLLNDICTALPNPLKKVEFLIPYSDSASVAMLHRNGKVLEEEYKDNGTRIIAMVDDKIYNKCEKYVI
- a CDS encoding transglycosylase domain-containing protein, which encodes MTENRDNKTSQSEKTTQKKKKKKFKAFKIILITFITLIVISLVTAIGITLAIIKTSPDININEIIAASDASKIYDDKGELVDSIITSKKKILVKYDEVPENLINAFVSIEDERFFKHSGIDVKRIAGAFLIDMKNIVSGKPALQGASTITQQLIKNTVFETHGNSLNDKLRRKVQEWYLAPKLEKEVGKKSIMEAYLNTIYLGGRAIGVGAAADQYFNVSIDKLDLVQCAFIAGLPQSPSVYYPYSRTSKKDPSKYINRTKTVLAKMKENGYISQNEYISALAELDTSKSTVTNDESIQTLGQYTIHKPTNIDEKYNFEWFTRPAIERVKKDLKDIYNYSDDEIEKLLVNGNLKIYTTMNKDLQVSTQEIIDNDEKLNSLSSSKNNLVEPQASAVLTDYHTGEVKVIIGGRGTQPALAYNRATNAKVAAGSSIKPLTVYSAAIDSKLATAATVLEDSPLPEAMSKKYSAPGTNWQPKNANGVYSGYLGLRDALKNSVNVYAVKLEDKIGLNTGVKYGEKFGLTFDNVDKNSMAAIALGELNRGTNTFTMANAYGVFGNNGMYSNPRLYTKVLDRNGNVLLETKTQATQVISPEAAYIMYDLLKGPVKEGTATRIQHTYHSDIPIAGKTGSSTKFKNLWFCGLTPYYSGAVWIENKYGQSIYSSDAAALFGKIMNRAVENLPEKEIEMPEGIIKAEVDRVSGLLPTDLSYKDPRGSQVYTELFIKGTVPTEQDNIHVSTKVNKYNGRVSGSYTPSFLTESKVFIKRQSDSEVPLDDDMYVLPDKDKKSSNKSKHNHNNDAKHDNTNNSEDATNEASTEPSPNTDTVPEDSTNNLDPTKNTEKKPSDKKNKKHVIKPIIRPKKHF
- the hpt gene encoding hypoxanthine phosphoribosyltransferase; protein product: MENKKRNILISEKQIRERIEELGKEISSHYEGKKLYVLSLLRGSFIYTADLVRHLTVPTKIGFMTTSSYGHNETSSGNVKIVHDIPDDIKGFDVLVVDDIVDTGITMKFVVDHAKSLGANSVKSCVLLDKPERRKADIEPDFCCFEIPDVFVVGYGLNYGDYYRNIPYVFNWEEN
- the spoIIAA gene encoding anti-sigma F factor antagonist, with product MNLVFEEREDILIVHMEGELDHHTAEEVRSRIDDRIDRTRFYKVIMDFTNVNFMDSSGIGVVIGRYKKLLLKKGKINMIGAKGAVKRVFELSGMFKIIPLYDSLQDAMENI
- the spoVAE gene encoding stage V sporulation protein AE, coding for MKDYVMAFVVGGIICVIAQILMDKTKLTPGRILVAFVTAGVILGALGIYEPLVKYGKAGATIPLPGFGYNLAKSVIKEVDKAGFLGIFTGGVKGGAGGIGAAIIFGYIMAILFNSKTK
- the spoIIAB gene encoding anti-sigma F factor, whose translation is MSGNKMKMEFLSKSQNESFARVAVAAFISQLDPTMEEITDVKTAVSEAVTNSIIHGYGDREDGIVKIQCEIFEKDITIIVEDDGIGIEDVKQAMTPLYTSRPDLERSGMGFTVMETFMDELRVESTEKNGTRIIMKKKLKSIE
- the spoVAC gene encoding stage V sporulation protein AC; its protein translation is MKIKEEELKQKFKELTEQESPKSNIIKDCIRAFFVGGIICDIGQFFMNFYLSLGFSVEDTGAYVAITMIFIGALLTGIGIYDKIGDFAGAGSVVPITGFANSIVSPAMEFKKEGFVFGVGSKMFIIAGPVLVYGIGSSIIVGLIHYLINL
- the sigF gene encoding RNA polymerase sporulation sigma factor SigF — its product is MSESNAKGNSNNYEINLELIKKAKLGDKKALDELVEKNLPLVTAISKKFLNRGYEYEDIFQIGSMGLIKAINNFDSSYNVQFSTYAVPMIMGEIRRFIRDDGLIKVSRSVKYTARKLHFDKEKLTKKLNREPTVEELSKFSGIDKEQIIFATEAINEPKYLYDTIHQDDGSPIYLIDKVVLKDESEIDELDKIALKEALSKLDQRSRQIIILRYFKDITQVKVAKMLGISQVQVSRIEKKVLKTMKEKLSG
- the spoVAD gene encoding stage V sporulation protein AD, with amino-acid sequence MTKRIGKQTIKLENKPRIIATTSVVGPKEGEGPLKDYFDIILSDDLNGKDSFEKAESSIMYRAVQETLKKSNLEEKDIHYLVAGDLLNQTAASNFAARDVDIPFLGLYGACSTMSESLGVASMLVNAEYADYAVAATSSHFSSAERQFRFPLEMGSQRTPTAQWTVTGSGAMLIARDGIREGKFPYASYFTVGKIKDYGQTDTSDMGSAMAPAAVDTIKQHFEDTGRSPEDYDLIASGDLGNLGKKITEELLKEYGYNISANYIDCGDEIFDKERQKVNCGGSGCGCSAVVSCGYIYKNILKGKYKKVLLVSTGALMSSTTSLQGESIPGIAHAVSIEFGGM